A window from Setaria italica strain Yugu1 chromosome VIII, Setaria_italica_v2.0, whole genome shotgun sequence encodes these proteins:
- the LOC101781984 gene encoding DUF724 domain-containing protein 6 isoform X2, translated as MAAAGRKPPKRRRRKSRGARWSKSPRRPPPPPPPSAPPGSSSSSPVPEPLPTGAEVEVRVDAHGFGGSWFEATVVGFAPARGPRTPARYTVTYEHLLADDGGGVLAEHFAPTHIRPRPPPPSEDFPPRFRLHDIVEAFHKDGWWSGIVVRAPGSPDPGATVTVAFPLTREVIPFPPRLVRPRRDYVGGGGWVPSRSVVAVRPERKVRVYQVGEKVEARRDRDVYGYSWFPATVSKVVDDFSYIVEYFDLDEEGDGGTEKATEYLEWRFIRPAVEHLPHPSEFQLVPGAAVEAYCDGAWSPGVICRAVGDGEFEVSILGKKAEQLVTRVVELLKPQYKWDGKQWKIVAAKRRANLRRQSMSGQNLSSPVDLLSNIDDYTHDPESAGTKKSRKKSQQLDVLLAENSGSLLSEKNSLQVTSHGVVSSVPMNGHLCASPGHSTPQNESMPNSTGETVDNQEVLSEMMDSDGHLNTRVFGASAGDAHDMLSIAELRKNMASARRSSSVQQIQKKVDNQEVLSEMMDSDGHLNTRVFGASAGDAHDMLSIAELRKNMASARRSSSVQQIQKKVLSVKTLKVKKGISKSKGTKTHPILELEGKNDASDNIQLKGNIDFSSTVIVCGLNASVEDQTNKTPDRRVTRQTIRGPSSKVLTCKKLAKRKGPRELCSPLSSLDVTSTVQQRGRKKLAGPMKESPLALDKTLEDTLNTTELSDQDTIPMIPPGFESMYDGKGVDIHGSLSEEEPTAIIDSISQVNLNADADHAATQVAKSNHLMETGILSVDHPVPKAGRKVDERSILPRLHNASSSQCTMDNSSLRSCSASGSSMPSHLPASHVQFVKNSPMWSLIEEMNVFCEVPQHPHFLPLRQFPPGLREGMALGLMVSFADTVKLITQASIDHSMEWFEDTMNTLSHLERNGFDVQFLQSTLTKLLHIKSDSTNCLGEIQKLNSQIVGVTASSSRIDKLLDEKDRAIAELEQKLGRLRQESQKIAKDKEHQEVEIFGLQSARSRFEEAHNDAKRQFHNVLDELRQKRLT; from the exons atggctgccgccggccgcaaGCCGCCGAAGCGGCGCCGTCGCAAGAGCCGAGGGGCCCGCTGGAGCAAgtccccgcggcggccgccgccgccgccgccgccgtccgcgccgccgggctcctcctcatcctcccccgTGCCCGAGCCCCTCCCCACCGGCGCCGAGGTCGAGGTCCGCGTCGACGCCCACGGCTTCGGCGGCTCCTGGTTCGAGGCCACGGTCGTCGGCTTCGCGCCCGCCCGCGGTCCCCGCACCCCGGCGCGCTACACCGTCACGTACGAGCACCTcctcgccgacgacggcggcggcgtgctcgcGGAGCACTTCGCGCCCACCCACATCCGCCCgcggccccctcccccctccgagGACTTCCCGCCGCGGTTCCGCCTCCACGACATCGTCGAGGCATTCCACAAGGACGGGTGGTGGTCGGGCATCGTCGTGCGCGCGCCGGGCTCCCCGGACCCCGGCGCCACCGTCACCGTCGCGTTCCCGCTCACCCGCGAGGTCATCCCGTTCCCGCCTCGCCTCGTCCGCCCCCGCCGCGACTacgtcggcggcgggggctgggTCCCCTCGCGGTCCGTCGTCGCCGTACGGCCCGAGCGCAAGGTTAGGGTGTACCAGGTCGGGGAGAAGGTCGAGGCCAGGAGGGACCGGGACGTCTACGGCTACTCCTGGTTCCCCGCGACGGTTTCCAAGGTCGTCGACGACTTCAGCTACATCGTCGAGTACTTCGATTTGGACGAGGAAGGGGATGGCGGGACGGAGAAGGCCACCGAGTACCTGGAATGGCGCTTCATAAGGCCGGCTGTCGAGCATTTGCCTCATCCCAGCGAGTTCCAGCTGGTTCCTGGCGCCGCTGTGGAGGCCTACTGCGATGGGGCGTGGTCTCCGGGAGTGATCTGCAGGGCCGTTGGGGACGGTGAGTTTGAGGTCAGTATCCTTGGCAAGAAGGCGGAGCAGCTGGTGACCAGGGTCGTGGAATTGCTAAAGCCACAGTACAAGTGGGATGGCAAGCAATGGAAGATTGTCGCCGCTAAG AGACGGGCTAACTTGAGGCGGCAGTCTATGAGCGGACAAAATCTAAGCTCACCTGTTGATTTGCTATCAAACATTGATGACTATACTCATGACCCTGAATCTGCTGGCACCAAAAAGTCGAGGAAAAAATCTCAGCAGCTTGATGTCCTGTTAGCTGAAAATTCTGGTTCTCTGCTCTCTGAAAAGAATAGTCTTCAAGTGACTTCCCACGGGGTAGTGAGTTCGGTGCCCATGAATGGTCATCTTTGTGCTTCTCCAGGACATTCAACACCTCAGAATGAATCAATGCCAAATAGTACTGGAGAAACAGTGGACAATCAAGAAGTCCTATCTGAGATGATGGATTCTGATGGTCATCTTAATACACGTGTGTTTGGTGCAAGTGCTGGTGATGCCCATGATATGCTTTCCATTGCAGAGCTAAGAAAGAACATGGCTTCAGCTCGCAGAAGCAGTTCTGTCCAACAGATACAGAAAAAAGTGGACAATCAAGAAGTCCTATCTGAGATGATGGATTCTGATGGTCATCTTAATACACGTGTGTTTGGTGCAAGTGCTGGTGATGCCCATGATATGCTTTCCATTGCAGAGCTAAGAAAGAATATGGCTTCAGCTCGCAGAAGCAGTTCTGTCCAACAGATACAGAAAAAAGTGCTCTCTGTCAAGACACTCAAGGTGAAGAAAGGCATATCAAAAAGTAAAGGGACCAAAACACACCCTATTCTGGAACTTGAGGGGAAAAATGATGCCTCAGATAAC ATTCAGTTGAAAGGGAACATCGATTTCTCAAGCACTGTCATTGTCTGTGGTTTGAACGCCTCTGTGGAAGACCAAACTAATAAAACACCAGATAGGCGG GTGACAAGACAGACTATTAGGGGTCCAAGTTCAAAGGTGCTTACCTGTAAGAAAT TGGCTAAACGGAAAGGACCCAGAGAACTGTGTAGTCCACTTAGCTCACTGGATGTGACTAGTACCGTCCAGCAGAGAGGAAGAAAGAAACTGGCAGGCCCAATGAAAGAATCCCCCTTAGCA CTTGATAAAACTTTGGAGGATACACTGAACACAACTGAATTATCAGATCAGGACACTATACCCATGATACCTCCTGGCTTTGAATCAATGTATGATGGAAAAG GTGTTGACATACATGGTAGTCTGTCGGAGGAAGAGCCAACTGCTATAATCGACAGCATCAGTCAAGTGAACCTAAATGCTGATGCAGACCATGCTGCTACCCAAGTAGCTAAAAGCAACCATCTTATGGAGACAGGTATCCTATCTGTTGATCATCCAGTTCCAAAGGCTGGCAGGAAAGTGGATGAGAGGTCAATCCTACCACGTCTTCATAATGCTAGCAGCTCACAGTGCACCATGGACAATTCTTCATTAAGGAGCTGCTCTGCTTCTGGGAGCTCTATGCCTTCGCACTTGCCTGCCTCTCATGTTCAGTTCGTTAAGAACTCACCTATGTGGTCTTTAATTGAAGAAATGAATGTGTTCTGTGAGGTACCACAACACCCGCATTTCCTTCCACTCCGACAATTTCCACCAGGACTGCGTGAAGGAATGGCATTAGGTCTGATGGTGTCGTTTGCTGACACAGTGAAGCTTATAACACAAGCAAGCATAGACCACAGCATGGAATGGTTTGAGGACACGATGAATACACTGAGCCATCTAGAGAGAAATGGATTTGATGTCCAATTTTTGCAGAGCACCCTGACCAAATTGCTCCACATAAAATCTGATAGCACCAATTGTCTTGGAGAAATACAGAAGCTGAATTCCCAGATTGTGGGGGTGACAGCTTCCTCCTCCCGAATTGACAAACTGCTCGATGAGAAGGATAGAGCTATAGCTGAGCTGGAGCAGAAACTTGGGCGCCTTCGCCAGGAATCACAGAAGATAGCAAAGGACAAAGAGCATCAAGAAGTGGAGATCTTTGGACTCCAATCAGCACGTAGCAGGTTTGAGGAGGCACACAATGATGCCAAACGACAGTTCCACAACGTCTTGGATGAGCTGCGCCAGAAGCGGCTAACCTAA
- the LOC101781984 gene encoding DUF724 domain-containing protein 3 isoform X3 — protein sequence MAAAGRKPPKRRRRKSRGARWSKSPRRPPPPPPPSAPPGSSSSSPVPEPLPTGAEVEVRVDAHGFGGSWFEATVVGFAPARGPRTPARYTVTYEHLLADDGGGVLAEHFAPTHIRPRPPPPSEDFPPRFRLHDIVEAFHKDGWWSGIVVRAPGSPDPGATVTVAFPLTREVIPFPPRLVRPRRDYVGGGGWVPSRSVVAVRPERKVRVYQVGEKVEARRDRDVYGYSWFPATVSKVVDDFSYIVEYFDLDEEGDGGTEKATEYLEWRFIRPAVEHLPHPSEFQLVPGAAVEAYCDGAWSPGVICRAVGDGEFEVSILGKKAEQLVTRVVELLKPQYKWDGKQWKIVAAKRRANLRRQSMSGQNLSSPVDLLSNIDDYTHDPESAGTKKSRKKSQQLDVLLAENSGSLLSEKNSLQVTSHGVVSSVPMNGHLCASPGHSTPQNESMPNSTGETVDNQEVLSEMMDSDGHLNTRVFGASAGDAHDMLSIAELRKNMASARRSSSVQQIQKKVLSVKTLKVKKGISKSKGTKTHPILELEGKNDASDNIQLKGNIDFSSTVIVCGLNASVEDQTNKTPDRRVTRQTIRGPSSKVLTCKKLAKRKGPRELCSPLSSLDVTSTVQQRGRKKLAGPMKESPLAEQLDKTLEDTLNTTELSDQDTIPMIPPGFESMYDGKGVDIHGSLSEEEPTAIIDSISQVNLNADADHAATQVAKSNHLMETGILSVDHPVPKAGRKVDERSILPRLHNASSSQCTMDNSSLRSCSASGSSMPSHLPASHVQFVKNSPMWSLIEEMNVFCEVPQHPHFLPLRQFPPGLREGMALGLMVSFADTVKLITQASIDHSMEWFEDTMNTLSHLERNGFDVQFLQSTLTKLLHIKSDSTNCLGEIQKLNSQIVGVTASSSRIDKLLDEKDRAIAELEQKLGRLRQESQKIAKDKEHQEVEIFGLQSARSRFEEAHNDAKRQFHNVLDELRQKRLT from the exons atggctgccgccggccgcaaGCCGCCGAAGCGGCGCCGTCGCAAGAGCCGAGGGGCCCGCTGGAGCAAgtccccgcggcggccgccgccgccgccgccgccgtccgcgccgccgggctcctcctcatcctcccccgTGCCCGAGCCCCTCCCCACCGGCGCCGAGGTCGAGGTCCGCGTCGACGCCCACGGCTTCGGCGGCTCCTGGTTCGAGGCCACGGTCGTCGGCTTCGCGCCCGCCCGCGGTCCCCGCACCCCGGCGCGCTACACCGTCACGTACGAGCACCTcctcgccgacgacggcggcggcgtgctcgcGGAGCACTTCGCGCCCACCCACATCCGCCCgcggccccctcccccctccgagGACTTCCCGCCGCGGTTCCGCCTCCACGACATCGTCGAGGCATTCCACAAGGACGGGTGGTGGTCGGGCATCGTCGTGCGCGCGCCGGGCTCCCCGGACCCCGGCGCCACCGTCACCGTCGCGTTCCCGCTCACCCGCGAGGTCATCCCGTTCCCGCCTCGCCTCGTCCGCCCCCGCCGCGACTacgtcggcggcgggggctgggTCCCCTCGCGGTCCGTCGTCGCCGTACGGCCCGAGCGCAAGGTTAGGGTGTACCAGGTCGGGGAGAAGGTCGAGGCCAGGAGGGACCGGGACGTCTACGGCTACTCCTGGTTCCCCGCGACGGTTTCCAAGGTCGTCGACGACTTCAGCTACATCGTCGAGTACTTCGATTTGGACGAGGAAGGGGATGGCGGGACGGAGAAGGCCACCGAGTACCTGGAATGGCGCTTCATAAGGCCGGCTGTCGAGCATTTGCCTCATCCCAGCGAGTTCCAGCTGGTTCCTGGCGCCGCTGTGGAGGCCTACTGCGATGGGGCGTGGTCTCCGGGAGTGATCTGCAGGGCCGTTGGGGACGGTGAGTTTGAGGTCAGTATCCTTGGCAAGAAGGCGGAGCAGCTGGTGACCAGGGTCGTGGAATTGCTAAAGCCACAGTACAAGTGGGATGGCAAGCAATGGAAGATTGTCGCCGCTAAG AGACGGGCTAACTTGAGGCGGCAGTCTATGAGCGGACAAAATCTAAGCTCACCTGTTGATTTGCTATCAAACATTGATGACTATACTCATGACCCTGAATCTGCTGGCACCAAAAAGTCGAGGAAAAAATCTCAGCAGCTTGATGTCCTGTTAGCTGAAAATTCTGGTTCTCTGCTCTCTGAAAAGAATAGTCTTCAAGTGACTTCCCACGGGGTAGTGAGTTCGGTGCCCATGAATGGTCATCTTTGTGCTTCTCCAGGACATTCAACACCTCAGAATGAATCAATGCCAAATAGTACTGGAGAAACAGTGGACAATCAAGAAGTCCTATCTGAGATGATGGATTCTGATG GTCATCTTAATACACGTGTGTTTGGTGCAAGTGCTGGTGATGCCCATGATATGCTTTCCATTGCAGAGCTAAGAAAGAATATGGCTTCAGCTCGCAGAAGCAGTTCTGTCCAACAGATACAGAAAAAAGTGCTCTCTGTCAAGACACTCAAGGTGAAGAAAGGCATATCAAAAAGTAAAGGGACCAAAACACACCCTATTCTGGAACTTGAGGGGAAAAATGATGCCTCAGATAAC ATTCAGTTGAAAGGGAACATCGATTTCTCAAGCACTGTCATTGTCTGTGGTTTGAACGCCTCTGTGGAAGACCAAACTAATAAAACACCAGATAGGCGG GTGACAAGACAGACTATTAGGGGTCCAAGTTCAAAGGTGCTTACCTGTAAGAAAT TGGCTAAACGGAAAGGACCCAGAGAACTGTGTAGTCCACTTAGCTCACTGGATGTGACTAGTACCGTCCAGCAGAGAGGAAGAAAGAAACTGGCAGGCCCAATGAAAGAATCCCCCTTAGCA GAGCAGCTTGATAAAACTTTGGAGGATACACTGAACACAACTGAATTATCAGATCAGGACACTATACCCATGATACCTCCTGGCTTTGAATCAATGTATGATGGAAAAG GTGTTGACATACATGGTAGTCTGTCGGAGGAAGAGCCAACTGCTATAATCGACAGCATCAGTCAAGTGAACCTAAATGCTGATGCAGACCATGCTGCTACCCAAGTAGCTAAAAGCAACCATCTTATGGAGACAGGTATCCTATCTGTTGATCATCCAGTTCCAAAGGCTGGCAGGAAAGTGGATGAGAGGTCAATCCTACCACGTCTTCATAATGCTAGCAGCTCACAGTGCACCATGGACAATTCTTCATTAAGGAGCTGCTCTGCTTCTGGGAGCTCTATGCCTTCGCACTTGCCTGCCTCTCATGTTCAGTTCGTTAAGAACTCACCTATGTGGTCTTTAATTGAAGAAATGAATGTGTTCTGTGAGGTACCACAACACCCGCATTTCCTTCCACTCCGACAATTTCCACCAGGACTGCGTGAAGGAATGGCATTAGGTCTGATGGTGTCGTTTGCTGACACAGTGAAGCTTATAACACAAGCAAGCATAGACCACAGCATGGAATGGTTTGAGGACACGATGAATACACTGAGCCATCTAGAGAGAAATGGATTTGATGTCCAATTTTTGCAGAGCACCCTGACCAAATTGCTCCACATAAAATCTGATAGCACCAATTGTCTTGGAGAAATACAGAAGCTGAATTCCCAGATTGTGGGGGTGACAGCTTCCTCCTCCCGAATTGACAAACTGCTCGATGAGAAGGATAGAGCTATAGCTGAGCTGGAGCAGAAACTTGGGCGCCTTCGCCAGGAATCACAGAAGATAGCAAAGGACAAAGAGCATCAAGAAGTGGAGATCTTTGGACTCCAATCAGCACGTAGCAGGTTTGAGGAGGCACACAATGATGCCAAACGACAGTTCCACAACGTCTTGGATGAGCTGCGCCAGAAGCGGCTAACCTAA
- the LOC101781984 gene encoding DUF724 domain-containing protein 3 isoform X1, producing MAAAGRKPPKRRRRKSRGARWSKSPRRPPPPPPPSAPPGSSSSSPVPEPLPTGAEVEVRVDAHGFGGSWFEATVVGFAPARGPRTPARYTVTYEHLLADDGGGVLAEHFAPTHIRPRPPPPSEDFPPRFRLHDIVEAFHKDGWWSGIVVRAPGSPDPGATVTVAFPLTREVIPFPPRLVRPRRDYVGGGGWVPSRSVVAVRPERKVRVYQVGEKVEARRDRDVYGYSWFPATVSKVVDDFSYIVEYFDLDEEGDGGTEKATEYLEWRFIRPAVEHLPHPSEFQLVPGAAVEAYCDGAWSPGVICRAVGDGEFEVSILGKKAEQLVTRVVELLKPQYKWDGKQWKIVAAKRRANLRRQSMSGQNLSSPVDLLSNIDDYTHDPESAGTKKSRKKSQQLDVLLAENSGSLLSEKNSLQVTSHGVVSSVPMNGHLCASPGHSTPQNESMPNSTGETVDNQEVLSEMMDSDGHLNTRVFGASAGDAHDMLSIAELRKNMASARRSSSVQQIQKKVDNQEVLSEMMDSDGHLNTRVFGASAGDAHDMLSIAELRKNMASARRSSSVQQIQKKVLSVKTLKVKKGISKSKGTKTHPILELEGKNDASDNIQLKGNIDFSSTVIVCGLNASVEDQTNKTPDRRVTRQTIRGPSSKVLTCKKLAKRKGPRELCSPLSSLDVTSTVQQRGRKKLAGPMKESPLAEQLDKTLEDTLNTTELSDQDTIPMIPPGFESMYDGKGVDIHGSLSEEEPTAIIDSISQVNLNADADHAATQVAKSNHLMETGILSVDHPVPKAGRKVDERSILPRLHNASSSQCTMDNSSLRSCSASGSSMPSHLPASHVQFVKNSPMWSLIEEMNVFCEVPQHPHFLPLRQFPPGLREGMALGLMVSFADTVKLITQASIDHSMEWFEDTMNTLSHLERNGFDVQFLQSTLTKLLHIKSDSTNCLGEIQKLNSQIVGVTASSSRIDKLLDEKDRAIAELEQKLGRLRQESQKIAKDKEHQEVEIFGLQSARSRFEEAHNDAKRQFHNVLDELRQKRLT from the exons atggctgccgccggccgcaaGCCGCCGAAGCGGCGCCGTCGCAAGAGCCGAGGGGCCCGCTGGAGCAAgtccccgcggcggccgccgccgccgccgccgccgtccgcgccgccgggctcctcctcatcctcccccgTGCCCGAGCCCCTCCCCACCGGCGCCGAGGTCGAGGTCCGCGTCGACGCCCACGGCTTCGGCGGCTCCTGGTTCGAGGCCACGGTCGTCGGCTTCGCGCCCGCCCGCGGTCCCCGCACCCCGGCGCGCTACACCGTCACGTACGAGCACCTcctcgccgacgacggcggcggcgtgctcgcGGAGCACTTCGCGCCCACCCACATCCGCCCgcggccccctcccccctccgagGACTTCCCGCCGCGGTTCCGCCTCCACGACATCGTCGAGGCATTCCACAAGGACGGGTGGTGGTCGGGCATCGTCGTGCGCGCGCCGGGCTCCCCGGACCCCGGCGCCACCGTCACCGTCGCGTTCCCGCTCACCCGCGAGGTCATCCCGTTCCCGCCTCGCCTCGTCCGCCCCCGCCGCGACTacgtcggcggcgggggctgggTCCCCTCGCGGTCCGTCGTCGCCGTACGGCCCGAGCGCAAGGTTAGGGTGTACCAGGTCGGGGAGAAGGTCGAGGCCAGGAGGGACCGGGACGTCTACGGCTACTCCTGGTTCCCCGCGACGGTTTCCAAGGTCGTCGACGACTTCAGCTACATCGTCGAGTACTTCGATTTGGACGAGGAAGGGGATGGCGGGACGGAGAAGGCCACCGAGTACCTGGAATGGCGCTTCATAAGGCCGGCTGTCGAGCATTTGCCTCATCCCAGCGAGTTCCAGCTGGTTCCTGGCGCCGCTGTGGAGGCCTACTGCGATGGGGCGTGGTCTCCGGGAGTGATCTGCAGGGCCGTTGGGGACGGTGAGTTTGAGGTCAGTATCCTTGGCAAGAAGGCGGAGCAGCTGGTGACCAGGGTCGTGGAATTGCTAAAGCCACAGTACAAGTGGGATGGCAAGCAATGGAAGATTGTCGCCGCTAAG AGACGGGCTAACTTGAGGCGGCAGTCTATGAGCGGACAAAATCTAAGCTCACCTGTTGATTTGCTATCAAACATTGATGACTATACTCATGACCCTGAATCTGCTGGCACCAAAAAGTCGAGGAAAAAATCTCAGCAGCTTGATGTCCTGTTAGCTGAAAATTCTGGTTCTCTGCTCTCTGAAAAGAATAGTCTTCAAGTGACTTCCCACGGGGTAGTGAGTTCGGTGCCCATGAATGGTCATCTTTGTGCTTCTCCAGGACATTCAACACCTCAGAATGAATCAATGCCAAATAGTACTGGAGAAACAGTGGACAATCAAGAAGTCCTATCTGAGATGATGGATTCTGATGGTCATCTTAATACACGTGTGTTTGGTGCAAGTGCTGGTGATGCCCATGATATGCTTTCCATTGCAGAGCTAAGAAAGAACATGGCTTCAGCTCGCAGAAGCAGTTCTGTCCAACAGATACAGAAAAAAGTGGACAATCAAGAAGTCCTATCTGAGATGATGGATTCTGATGGTCATCTTAATACACGTGTGTTTGGTGCAAGTGCTGGTGATGCCCATGATATGCTTTCCATTGCAGAGCTAAGAAAGAATATGGCTTCAGCTCGCAGAAGCAGTTCTGTCCAACAGATACAGAAAAAAGTGCTCTCTGTCAAGACACTCAAGGTGAAGAAAGGCATATCAAAAAGTAAAGGGACCAAAACACACCCTATTCTGGAACTTGAGGGGAAAAATGATGCCTCAGATAAC ATTCAGTTGAAAGGGAACATCGATTTCTCAAGCACTGTCATTGTCTGTGGTTTGAACGCCTCTGTGGAAGACCAAACTAATAAAACACCAGATAGGCGG GTGACAAGACAGACTATTAGGGGTCCAAGTTCAAAGGTGCTTACCTGTAAGAAAT TGGCTAAACGGAAAGGACCCAGAGAACTGTGTAGTCCACTTAGCTCACTGGATGTGACTAGTACCGTCCAGCAGAGAGGAAGAAAGAAACTGGCAGGCCCAATGAAAGAATCCCCCTTAGCA GAGCAGCTTGATAAAACTTTGGAGGATACACTGAACACAACTGAATTATCAGATCAGGACACTATACCCATGATACCTCCTGGCTTTGAATCAATGTATGATGGAAAAG GTGTTGACATACATGGTAGTCTGTCGGAGGAAGAGCCAACTGCTATAATCGACAGCATCAGTCAAGTGAACCTAAATGCTGATGCAGACCATGCTGCTACCCAAGTAGCTAAAAGCAACCATCTTATGGAGACAGGTATCCTATCTGTTGATCATCCAGTTCCAAAGGCTGGCAGGAAAGTGGATGAGAGGTCAATCCTACCACGTCTTCATAATGCTAGCAGCTCACAGTGCACCATGGACAATTCTTCATTAAGGAGCTGCTCTGCTTCTGGGAGCTCTATGCCTTCGCACTTGCCTGCCTCTCATGTTCAGTTCGTTAAGAACTCACCTATGTGGTCTTTAATTGAAGAAATGAATGTGTTCTGTGAGGTACCACAACACCCGCATTTCCTTCCACTCCGACAATTTCCACCAGGACTGCGTGAAGGAATGGCATTAGGTCTGATGGTGTCGTTTGCTGACACAGTGAAGCTTATAACACAAGCAAGCATAGACCACAGCATGGAATGGTTTGAGGACACGATGAATACACTGAGCCATCTAGAGAGAAATGGATTTGATGTCCAATTTTTGCAGAGCACCCTGACCAAATTGCTCCACATAAAATCTGATAGCACCAATTGTCTTGGAGAAATACAGAAGCTGAATTCCCAGATTGTGGGGGTGACAGCTTCCTCCTCCCGAATTGACAAACTGCTCGATGAGAAGGATAGAGCTATAGCTGAGCTGGAGCAGAAACTTGGGCGCCTTCGCCAGGAATCACAGAAGATAGCAAAGGACAAAGAGCATCAAGAAGTGGAGATCTTTGGACTCCAATCAGCACGTAGCAGGTTTGAGGAGGCACACAATGATGCCAAACGACAGTTCCACAACGTCTTGGATGAGCTGCGCCAGAAGCGGCTAACCTAA